A stretch of the Tannerella serpentiformis genome encodes the following:
- the metH gene encoding methionine synthase produces the protein MTKKTIQQLLQERILILDGGMGTMIQGFRLSEADYRGERFADFPNQIKGNNDVLNITQPDILRNIHRQYLDAGADIFSTNTFNANAISMEDYGMQEFAREMNLAAGRLTRALADEYMAEHPDRTVFVAGSLGPTNKTASMSPDVSDPAYRAVTYTDLFRAYYEQVDALMDGGVDVILFETTFDTLNAKAGLEAAVQAMDDKGRELPIMLSLTLTGKGGRTFSGQTLGAFLASVQHIPLLSVGLNCSFGAADMKPYLKEMGDLAPLYISAYPNAGLPNQFGQYDETPEKMAVQIKDFIDEGLVNIVGGCCGTTPAHIAQFPELARGKRPHVPAAPPKSDTLWLSGLDLLEVKPENNFLNIGERCNVAGSRKFLRLVKEKKYEEALTIARKQVEDGAQVLDINMDDGLLEAEDEMRIFLNLIASEPDIARVPIMIDSSKWSVVEQGLMCVQGKSIVNSISLKEGEEEFLRHARRVRRLGAATVVMAFDETGQADVFERKIAVCERAYRLLTEKAGFPPQDIIFDPNILAIATGMAEHNGYGLDFIRAVGWIKKNLPGAKVSGGVSNLSFSFRGNNYVREAMHAVFLYHAIREGMDMGIVNPSTSVTYEDIEPSFRTLLEDVILARRPEAAEELITYAQNHSEQVSGEQDNVQRDAWRDGSLEERLEYALLKGIGDFLEADLAEALTRYDRAVSIIDGPLMNGMNRVGELFGAGKMFLPQVVKTARTMKKAVAILQPAIEAEKTSTEGAAKAGKVVFATVKGDVHDIGKNIVSIVLACNNYEVIDLGVMVPAEKIIQTVREEKPDLLCLSGLITPSLEEMVHVTEEMQKAGLSTPIMVGGATTSKLHTALKIAPHYNHPVIHVVDASQNPLIAAKLLNPDTHDAYVEQLSDEYERLRRAKSGRAPKPVLPFAEARAQGLKIDWAAFTPDVPHALGLQHIELPVSDVATYINWVFFFTTWRLLGRYADLAGLHDCPSCRTEWLERFAEGEDREKASEAMKLFDDAQAVLRELMAENAHCRAAVGLYPAVSEGDTIRITGPNGEDVLVPVIRQQSDGERGVCLSLADFIIPATEGRTDYIGAFAVTVGNCTESLRQRYEAEGDSYRLMLLQTLSDRLAEASAECLHVKVRRTYWGYAPDEDLPLDELFKEHFRGIRPAVGYPSLPDQDLIFTLDRLVDFAGLGITPTENGALYPTSSAAGFYFAHPDSRYFSIARIGEDQLADYAERRGKSPDDLRRFLQKVLEG, from the coding sequence ATGACGAAGAAAACCATACAGCAGCTCCTTCAGGAGCGCATCCTCATCCTTGATGGGGGCATGGGGACAATGATCCAGGGCTTCCGACTCTCGGAGGCCGACTATCGCGGCGAACGCTTCGCCGACTTCCCCAACCAGATCAAGGGCAATAACGATGTACTGAACATCACGCAGCCCGACATCCTGCGCAACATCCACCGGCAATACCTCGACGCCGGTGCCGATATTTTCTCTACGAATACATTCAACGCCAATGCCATCTCGATGGAGGATTACGGCATGCAGGAGTTCGCCCGCGAGATGAACCTTGCCGCCGGACGCCTCACCCGCGCACTGGCCGACGAGTATATGGCGGAACATCCAGACCGCACCGTCTTCGTGGCCGGCTCCTTAGGGCCGACGAACAAGACGGCCTCGATGAGTCCCGACGTGAGCGATCCAGCCTATCGCGCCGTGACGTACACAGACCTCTTTCGGGCCTACTACGAGCAGGTCGATGCGCTCATGGATGGCGGCGTGGACGTGATCCTCTTCGAGACGACTTTCGATACGCTCAACGCCAAGGCGGGCCTCGAGGCGGCCGTTCAGGCGATGGACGACAAGGGTCGCGAGCTGCCCATCATGCTTTCGCTCACGCTTACGGGCAAGGGCGGGCGCACCTTCTCGGGTCAGACGCTCGGCGCCTTCCTCGCTTCTGTGCAACACATCCCGCTGCTGAGCGTCGGCCTGAACTGCTCCTTCGGCGCGGCCGACATGAAGCCGTACCTCAAGGAGATGGGCGATCTGGCGCCGCTCTACATCAGCGCCTACCCCAACGCAGGCCTGCCGAACCAGTTCGGACAGTATGACGAGACGCCGGAGAAGATGGCCGTGCAGATCAAGGATTTTATCGACGAGGGACTCGTGAACATCGTCGGGGGATGCTGCGGAACGACGCCGGCACACATCGCCCAGTTCCCCGAGCTGGCGCGTGGCAAACGGCCACATGTGCCCGCCGCACCGCCCAAGTCCGACACGCTCTGGCTCTCTGGACTGGATCTGCTGGAGGTGAAGCCGGAAAACAACTTCCTCAATATCGGCGAGCGATGCAACGTGGCTGGCTCGCGTAAGTTCCTCCGACTGGTCAAGGAGAAGAAGTACGAGGAGGCGCTCACCATCGCCCGCAAGCAGGTGGAGGACGGCGCGCAGGTGCTCGACATCAACATGGACGACGGCCTGCTGGAGGCCGAGGATGAGATGCGCATCTTCCTCAACCTGATCGCCTCGGAGCCGGACATCGCCCGCGTGCCCATTATGATCGACTCCTCGAAATGGAGCGTCGTAGAGCAGGGGCTGATGTGCGTACAGGGCAAGAGCATCGTCAACTCGATCAGTCTGAAGGAGGGCGAGGAGGAGTTCCTCCGTCATGCCCGGCGTGTGCGTCGATTGGGGGCCGCTACGGTCGTGATGGCCTTCGACGAGACGGGTCAGGCGGACGTCTTCGAGCGTAAGATCGCCGTCTGTGAGCGCGCCTACCGATTGCTCACCGAGAAGGCCGGCTTCCCTCCGCAAGACATCATCTTCGACCCCAACATCCTGGCCATCGCAACGGGTATGGCCGAGCATAACGGCTACGGACTGGATTTCATTCGCGCCGTCGGTTGGATCAAGAAGAACCTGCCCGGGGCGAAGGTCAGCGGTGGCGTCAGCAACCTCTCGTTCTCCTTCCGCGGCAACAACTACGTGCGCGAGGCCATGCACGCCGTCTTCCTTTATCACGCCATCCGCGAGGGTATGGATATGGGTATTGTGAACCCGTCGACATCGGTCACGTACGAGGATATCGAGCCGTCGTTCCGCACGCTGCTGGAGGATGTGATCCTGGCGCGTCGCCCCGAAGCGGCCGAGGAGCTGATCACCTATGCACAGAACCACAGTGAGCAGGTGTCGGGCGAGCAGGACAATGTGCAACGCGACGCTTGGCGCGACGGATCGCTCGAGGAGCGATTAGAATATGCGCTACTGAAGGGCATCGGTGACTTCCTCGAGGCCGACTTGGCCGAGGCGCTCACGCGATACGACCGTGCCGTATCCATCATTGACGGGCCGCTGATGAACGGCATGAACCGTGTCGGCGAACTCTTTGGGGCGGGTAAGATGTTCCTGCCGCAGGTGGTCAAGACGGCGCGCACGATGAAGAAGGCGGTGGCCATTCTGCAACCGGCCATTGAGGCCGAAAAGACGTCCACGGAGGGTGCCGCCAAGGCGGGCAAGGTGGTCTTCGCCACAGTGAAGGGTGACGTGCACGACATTGGCAAAAACATCGTCTCCATCGTGTTGGCATGTAATAATTACGAGGTGATCGACCTCGGCGTCATGGTCCCGGCGGAGAAGATCATCCAAACCGTGCGCGAGGAGAAGCCCGACCTGCTCTGCCTCTCGGGCCTCATCACGCCGTCGCTTGAGGAGATGGTGCATGTGACGGAAGAGATGCAGAAGGCGGGCCTCAGCACGCCCATCATGGTCGGCGGTGCTACGACCTCGAAGCTGCACACGGCGCTCAAGATCGCCCCGCATTACAATCATCCCGTGATCCACGTCGTCGACGCGTCGCAGAATCCGCTCATCGCGGCCAAGCTACTCAACCCGGATACGCACGATGCGTACGTGGAGCAACTCTCGGACGAGTACGAACGCCTGCGTCGCGCTAAGTCGGGCCGTGCGCCGAAGCCGGTGTTACCCTTCGCCGAAGCGCGCGCACAGGGATTGAAGATCGACTGGGCCGCGTTCACGCCCGACGTGCCCCATGCACTCGGTCTGCAACACATCGAGCTGCCCGTCTCTGACGTGGCCACGTACATCAACTGGGTCTTCTTCTTCACCACCTGGCGTCTGCTGGGCCGTTACGCCGACTTGGCCGGCCTGCACGACTGCCCGTCGTGTCGCACCGAGTGGCTCGAGCGATTTGCCGAGGGCGAGGACCGCGAGAAGGCCAGTGAGGCGATGAAACTCTTTGACGACGCGCAGGCTGTGCTCCGCGAGCTGATGGCGGAGAACGCGCATTGCCGCGCCGCCGTCGGGCTTTACCCGGCCGTCTCGGAGGGCGACACGATCCGTATCACCGGCCCGAACGGCGAGGATGTGCTCGTGCCCGTCATTCGCCAGCAGTCAGACGGCGAGCGGGGCGTGTGCCTCTCGTTGGCCGACTTCATCATACCCGCCACGGAGGGCCGCACAGACTATATCGGCGCCTTCGCCGTCACCGTCGGCAACTGCACCGAGTCGCTCCGTCAGCGTTACGAGGCCGAGGGCGACAGCTACCGCCTGATGCTGCTCCAGACGCTCTCTGACCGCCTGGCTGAGGCGTCGGCCGAGTGTCTGCACGTGAAGGTGCGCCGCACGTATTGGGGCTACGCACCGGACGAGGATCTGCCGCTCGACGAACTGTTCAAGGAGCACTTCCGCGGCATCCGACCGGCTGTCGGCTACCCCTCGCTGCCCGACCAAGACTTGATCTTCACGCTTGATCGCCTCGTCGACTTTGCTGGTCTCGGCATCACCCCGACGGAGAACGGTGCGCTTTACCCCACCTCGTCGGCCGCGGGCTTCTACTTCGCCCACCCGGATTCGCGATACTTCAGCATCGCCCGCATTGGCGAGGATCAACTGGCGGATTACGCCGAACGTCGTGGCAAGTCGCCCGACGATCTCCGACGTTTCTTGCAGAAGGTGCTTGAAGGATAA